Proteins from a genomic interval of Amphiura filiformis chromosome 9, Afil_fr2py, whole genome shotgun sequence:
- the LOC140160708 gene encoding protein cramped-like isoform X3: MPGTDADGEKEETNRKRSRSEDEVAETAPKQTEQYGDHPVSIQSTSKHDNLSPPVFQINYPFLRSSVKRLKKDASPPPEPPPATKKGDYQKPVKAVKAERKRWEAWGNQDKTLFFEGLNEYGKDFEAIQKYIEQRHKKRGDPGGQVKNKDQVRHLYYRTCHKLFKYITPDKDQSKTANELYALINYGELRKKIKGAIDARTGQKLNELVKKGSTTIRYQQRNTRLRTPTCKALKQLRAGDEEEVVKPLKLPPRVLLELIPKNNAAWTTVQGVAHNPRVRMVVPLRKELGSLLNMLSEKWTPHRIKLLQSMRPASSDDLPQVKLQTVKGTKITPYDQLKGFYIHDKSRVPFYVGLVDPRIKAACSNRKGAVSKAASAMERMTSPVESDTMLAKQHDAKSPGSPIETEASVANQQDPHSEMDFVDRTTSPSLQTREWLEEPSAEGDIDLALPTEFTPISMTEITDNFSVPSNQMDHTRIEVSNHRRKIWEEEESAEMGNGNNVVDNVEQYLSSPDKDLGSDGEKSSVPEQSKDERIQAGVTKENVGDMAITDVYLMLGMPKVVKLAYDFVHAASSQPKARLLDRLTHLAKTEFRDLIKPVQMVSVGVATSPTRLHIPPRNAETPPSKSNVPNQGKSPIPNRATMSRGRNTIVTPKSSRANAPIIVSPATAAAAVAKACEARGVANGPQTRRDKAIFLAPKPVAPRRITPTPANGVGEAERLFKAQLESLQRSDWQLPKRQARKPRGRRPLVVQRTLLPRPQSDDIRHMMTMSIVSNSSRASTGQFMPMKIVTPAGPESPQQQQQSQEPAVISNPSSPMPIAPNNIVVTSLVASTPKSTANSGTNGIDLNSPVASPLGSIFISSPVASPVTVEVLSPGTALSPVALSPMPQSPSALSPAAALSPVAIEVSNAGSPLALTTVSTLVTNSMTQNALITDPLLSTPPPAPKLINTSTLCTPSPLLNKSTGAAAPSLTISPPNISSLLDISLPSAESASSVGTDSLIDSLGLTGFGNAATTDSTGFCQPPSSSPPSPPRASGSNTPPLTMTSPSSSPFKLSSLGPDNQWLNGEAADISFSSILANLESPEKKDKPSSTSLNTPLVASSSPPRRLSSPPPTCPSPGHNFMENSRDSSLLGKDVDSHLFQCMMNENSIDYVAKFADLAAHISASTEPPKS, translated from the exons ATGCCAGGGACTGATGCGGACGGAGAGAAGGAAGAAACCAACCGTAAAAGATCTCGAAGCGAGGACGAGGTCGCCGAAACTGCTCCAAAACAAACCGAACAGTATGGCGATCATCCAGTTTCAATTCAGTCAACAAGCAAACATGATAATTTGTCACCTCCTGTATTTCAAATCAACTATCCTTTTCTCCGGTCCAGTGTTAAACGATTGAAAAAAGATGCAAGTCCTCCACCAGAACCACCACCTGCTACCAAAAAAGGAG atTATCAAAAACCAGTGAAGGCAGTGAAAGCAGAGAGGAAGAGATGGGAGGCCTGGGGAAATCAAGATAAAACTCTCTTCTTTGAGGGGCTCAATGAG TATGGTAAAGATTTTGAAGCCATCCAGAAGTACATTGAGCAGCGCCATAAGAAAAGAGGTGATCCAGGGGGACAGGTGAAGAACAAAGATCAG GTACGCCATTTGTACTACAGGACATGTCATAAACTCTTCAAGTACATCACACCTGATAAAG ATCAAAGTAAAACAGCAAATGAACTCTATGCACTAATTAACTATGGGGAGCTTCGTAAGAAAATCAAAGGCGCGATTGACGCAAGAACTGGACAAAAACTCAATGAACTTGTTAAAAAAGG GTCAACAACTATCCGTTATCAGCAACGGAACACAAGATTAAGAACTCCAACATGTAAAGCACTGAAACAACTCAGAGCAGGAGATG AGGAAGAGGTTGTGAAACCTTTGAAGCTGCCACCAAGGGTGTTGTTGGAATTGATACCCAAAAACAACGCAGCATGGACTACTGTGCAAGGTGTGGCACACAATCCAAGAGTAAG AATGGTGGTACCTCTTCGCAAGGAGCTTGGTAGTCTTCTGAATATGCTGTCGGAGAAGTGGACTCCACACAGAATCAAACTT CTCCAGTCCATGAGACCAGCATCCAGTGACGATCTACCCCAGGTgaaactccaaacagtcaaaggAACAAAAATCACACCATATGATCAACTCAAGGGTTTCTACATTCATGATAAGAGTCGAGTCCCTTTCTACGTAGGTCTAGTCGACCCACGTATCAAAGCAGCGTGTAGTAATCGTAAAGGAGCTGTTAGCAAAGCTGCTTCGGCTATGGAACGAATGACAAGCCCTGTGGAAAGTGACACCATGCTTGCTAAGCAACACGATGCAAAGAGTCCAGGAAGTCCAATAGAAACCGAAGCCTCTGTTGCTAATCAGCAAGATCCTCACAGTGAGATGGATTTTGTAGATAGAACTACCAGTCCGAGCCTTCAGACCCGAGAATGGCTAGAAGAACCTTCCGCGGAAGGCGATATAGACTTGGCCCTGCCAACAGAGTTCACCCCGATATCAATGACTGAAATCACAGATAATTTCTCCGTCCCCAGCAACCAAATGGATCACACTCGCATTGAGGTTTCTAACCACAGGAGGAAAATATGGGAGGAGGAGGAGTCGGCAGAAATGGGAAATGGCAATAATGTGGTAGATAATGTTGAACAGTATTTGAGTTCTCCTGACAAAGATTTGGGTAGTGATGGGGAAAAGAGCAGCGTACCGGAGCAAAGCAAGGATGAAAGAATCCAAGCCGGAGTTACGAAGGAGAATGTTGGCGATATGGCAATCACTGATGTGTATCTTATG ctTGGGATGCCAAAAGTAGTGAAACTTGCCTATGACTTTGTCCATGCTGCAAGCAGTCAACCTAAAGCCAGATTACTGGATAGGCTGACACACCTTGCCAAAACAGAGTTTAGAGATCTCATCAAACCAGTACAG ATGGTGTCTGTAGGAGTGGCAACTTCCCCAACACGTTTACACATCCCGCCCCGCAATGCAGAAACGCCTCCATCCAAATCGAATGTCCCCAACCAAGGAAAGAGTCCGATCCCAAATCGGGCTACTATGTCGAGAGGGAGGAACACAATTGTTACACCCAAATCAAGCAGGGCTAATGCACCCATCATTGTGTCCCCTGCCACTGCTGCTGCGGCTGTAGCTAAGGCTTGCGAGGCAAGGGGTGTTGCTAATGGGCCTCAAACAAGGCGTGATAAAGCCATCTTCTTAGCACCTAAACCAGTGGCGCCGAGACGGATAACACCGACTCCAGCTAATGGTGTAGGCGAGGCAGAAAGACTGTTTAAAGCTCAGTTGGAATCTTTACAG AGAAGTGACTGGCAGCTTCCCAAAAGGCAGGCTCGGAAACCCAGAGGACGTCGTCCACTTGTCGTTCAA AGAACTTTGTTACCAAGGCCGCAATCAGATGATATCCGTCATATGATGACCATGTCAATAGTGTCCAACTCATCCCGTGCCAGTACCGGTCAATTCATGCCCATGAAAATAGTAACACCAGCTGGCCCAGAGTCGccacaacaacagcaacaaagcCAGGAACCAGCTGTGATAAGTAACCCATCTTCACCAATGCCCATAGCACCAA ATAACATAGTGGTGACATCACTTGTAGCATCAACTCCAAAGAGCACAGCAAACTCAGGTACCAATGGTATCGACCTAAACTCTCCTGTAGCCAGCCCTCTTGGCTCTATTTTTATATCCAGTCCAGTAGCAAGTCCAGTAACAGTGGAAGTCCTGTCACCAGGCACTGCTTTGTCACCAGTGGCGCTGTCACCAATGCCACAATCCCCATCGGCACTGTCACCAGCAGCGGCGCTATCACCTGTTGCTATTGAAGTTAGCAATGCTGGCAGTCCATTAGCTCTG ACCACAGTGTCAACATTGGTAACCAACTCTATGACACAGAATGCCCTGATAACAGATCCCTTACTGTCAACGCCTCCACCTGCTCCAAAACTTATCAACACCTCGACACTCTGCACACCGAGTCCTCTACTCAACAAGTCCACAGGGGCTGCGGCACCGTCACTCACCATATCCCCTCCAAACATCTCATCCTTATTGGATATTTCGTTGCCGTCAGCAGAGAGTGCAAGTTCTGTAGGCACAGATTCATTGATAGACTCTTTAGGACTCACCG GTTTTGGTAATGCTGCAACAACGGATTCAACTGGTTTTTGTCAGCCCCCATCCAGTAGCCCTCCATCACCTCCGAGGGCATCTGGTAGCAACACCCCTCCTCTCACCATGACCAgcccatcatcatcaccattcaaATTATCATCACTTGGACCGGATAACCAGTGGCTTAATGGAGAG
- the LOC140160708 gene encoding protein cramped-like isoform X1: protein MVTNQTRDFLDRLSRHTACLRGEDSRKKSKHWRGYRPTYGEILKVCGTRMPGTDADGEKEETNRKRSRSEDEVAETAPKQTEQYGDHPVSIQSTSKHDNLSPPVFQINYPFLRSSVKRLKKDASPPPEPPPATKKGDYQKPVKAVKAERKRWEAWGNQDKTLFFEGLNEYGKDFEAIQKYIEQRHKKRGDPGGQVKNKDQVRHLYYRTCHKLFKYITPDKDQSKTANELYALINYGELRKKIKGAIDARTGQKLNELVKKGSTTIRYQQRNTRLRTPTCKALKQLRAGDEEEVVKPLKLPPRVLLELIPKNNAAWTTVQGVAHNPRVRMVVPLRKELGSLLNMLSEKWTPHRIKLLQSMRPASSDDLPQVKLQTVKGTKITPYDQLKGFYIHDKSRVPFYVGLVDPRIKAACSNRKGAVSKAASAMERMTSPVESDTMLAKQHDAKSPGSPIETEASVANQQDPHSEMDFVDRTTSPSLQTREWLEEPSAEGDIDLALPTEFTPISMTEITDNFSVPSNQMDHTRIEVSNHRRKIWEEEESAEMGNGNNVVDNVEQYLSSPDKDLGSDGEKSSVPEQSKDERIQAGVTKENVGDMAITDVYLMLGMPKVVKLAYDFVHAASSQPKARLLDRLTHLAKTEFRDLIKPVQMVSVGVATSPTRLHIPPRNAETPPSKSNVPNQGKSPIPNRATMSRGRNTIVTPKSSRANAPIIVSPATAAAAVAKACEARGVANGPQTRRDKAIFLAPKPVAPRRITPTPANGVGEAERLFKAQLESLQRSDWQLPKRQARKPRGRRPLVVQRTLLPRPQSDDIRHMMTMSIVSNSSRASTGQFMPMKIVTPAGPESPQQQQQSQEPAVISNPSSPMPIAPNNIVVTSLVASTPKSTANSGTNGIDLNSPVASPLGSIFISSPVASPVTVEVLSPGTALSPVALSPMPQSPSALSPAAALSPVAIEVSNAGSPLALTTVSTLVTNSMTQNALITDPLLSTPPPAPKLINTSTLCTPSPLLNKSTGAAAPSLTISPPNISSLLDISLPSAESASSVGTDSLIDSLGLTGFGNAATTDSTGFCQPPSSSPPSPPRASGSNTPPLTMTSPSSSPFKLSSLGPDNQWLNGEAADISFSSILANLESPEKKDKPSSTSLNTPLVASSSPPRRLSSPPPTCPSPGHNFMENSRDSSLLGKDVDSHLFQCMMNENSIDYVAKFADLAAHISASTEPPKS, encoded by the exons ATGGTGACCAATCAGACAAGGGATTTCCTTGACCGACTTTCGCGCCACACGGCTTGTTTACGTGGTGAGGATTCCCGGAAGAAATCAAAACATTGGCGTGGATACCGTCCTACTTATGGCGAAATTCTGAAGGTTTGTGGCACGAG GATGCCAGGGACTGATGCGGACGGAGAGAAGGAAGAAACCAACCGTAAAAGATCTCGAAGCGAGGACGAGGTCGCCGAAACTGCTCCAAAACAAACCGAACAGTATGGCGATCATCCAGTTTCAATTCAGTCAACAAGCAAACATGATAATTTGTCACCTCCTGTATTTCAAATCAACTATCCTTTTCTCCGGTCCAGTGTTAAACGATTGAAAAAAGATGCAAGTCCTCCACCAGAACCACCACCTGCTACCAAAAAAGGAG atTATCAAAAACCAGTGAAGGCAGTGAAAGCAGAGAGGAAGAGATGGGAGGCCTGGGGAAATCAAGATAAAACTCTCTTCTTTGAGGGGCTCAATGAG TATGGTAAAGATTTTGAAGCCATCCAGAAGTACATTGAGCAGCGCCATAAGAAAAGAGGTGATCCAGGGGGACAGGTGAAGAACAAAGATCAG GTACGCCATTTGTACTACAGGACATGTCATAAACTCTTCAAGTACATCACACCTGATAAAG ATCAAAGTAAAACAGCAAATGAACTCTATGCACTAATTAACTATGGGGAGCTTCGTAAGAAAATCAAAGGCGCGATTGACGCAAGAACTGGACAAAAACTCAATGAACTTGTTAAAAAAGG GTCAACAACTATCCGTTATCAGCAACGGAACACAAGATTAAGAACTCCAACATGTAAAGCACTGAAACAACTCAGAGCAGGAGATG AGGAAGAGGTTGTGAAACCTTTGAAGCTGCCACCAAGGGTGTTGTTGGAATTGATACCCAAAAACAACGCAGCATGGACTACTGTGCAAGGTGTGGCACACAATCCAAGAGTAAG AATGGTGGTACCTCTTCGCAAGGAGCTTGGTAGTCTTCTGAATATGCTGTCGGAGAAGTGGACTCCACACAGAATCAAACTT CTCCAGTCCATGAGACCAGCATCCAGTGACGATCTACCCCAGGTgaaactccaaacagtcaaaggAACAAAAATCACACCATATGATCAACTCAAGGGTTTCTACATTCATGATAAGAGTCGAGTCCCTTTCTACGTAGGTCTAGTCGACCCACGTATCAAAGCAGCGTGTAGTAATCGTAAAGGAGCTGTTAGCAAAGCTGCTTCGGCTATGGAACGAATGACAAGCCCTGTGGAAAGTGACACCATGCTTGCTAAGCAACACGATGCAAAGAGTCCAGGAAGTCCAATAGAAACCGAAGCCTCTGTTGCTAATCAGCAAGATCCTCACAGTGAGATGGATTTTGTAGATAGAACTACCAGTCCGAGCCTTCAGACCCGAGAATGGCTAGAAGAACCTTCCGCGGAAGGCGATATAGACTTGGCCCTGCCAACAGAGTTCACCCCGATATCAATGACTGAAATCACAGATAATTTCTCCGTCCCCAGCAACCAAATGGATCACACTCGCATTGAGGTTTCTAACCACAGGAGGAAAATATGGGAGGAGGAGGAGTCGGCAGAAATGGGAAATGGCAATAATGTGGTAGATAATGTTGAACAGTATTTGAGTTCTCCTGACAAAGATTTGGGTAGTGATGGGGAAAAGAGCAGCGTACCGGAGCAAAGCAAGGATGAAAGAATCCAAGCCGGAGTTACGAAGGAGAATGTTGGCGATATGGCAATCACTGATGTGTATCTTATG ctTGGGATGCCAAAAGTAGTGAAACTTGCCTATGACTTTGTCCATGCTGCAAGCAGTCAACCTAAAGCCAGATTACTGGATAGGCTGACACACCTTGCCAAAACAGAGTTTAGAGATCTCATCAAACCAGTACAG ATGGTGTCTGTAGGAGTGGCAACTTCCCCAACACGTTTACACATCCCGCCCCGCAATGCAGAAACGCCTCCATCCAAATCGAATGTCCCCAACCAAGGAAAGAGTCCGATCCCAAATCGGGCTACTATGTCGAGAGGGAGGAACACAATTGTTACACCCAAATCAAGCAGGGCTAATGCACCCATCATTGTGTCCCCTGCCACTGCTGCTGCGGCTGTAGCTAAGGCTTGCGAGGCAAGGGGTGTTGCTAATGGGCCTCAAACAAGGCGTGATAAAGCCATCTTCTTAGCACCTAAACCAGTGGCGCCGAGACGGATAACACCGACTCCAGCTAATGGTGTAGGCGAGGCAGAAAGACTGTTTAAAGCTCAGTTGGAATCTTTACAG AGAAGTGACTGGCAGCTTCCCAAAAGGCAGGCTCGGAAACCCAGAGGACGTCGTCCACTTGTCGTTCAA AGAACTTTGTTACCAAGGCCGCAATCAGATGATATCCGTCATATGATGACCATGTCAATAGTGTCCAACTCATCCCGTGCCAGTACCGGTCAATTCATGCCCATGAAAATAGTAACACCAGCTGGCCCAGAGTCGccacaacaacagcaacaaagcCAGGAACCAGCTGTGATAAGTAACCCATCTTCACCAATGCCCATAGCACCAA ATAACATAGTGGTGACATCACTTGTAGCATCAACTCCAAAGAGCACAGCAAACTCAGGTACCAATGGTATCGACCTAAACTCTCCTGTAGCCAGCCCTCTTGGCTCTATTTTTATATCCAGTCCAGTAGCAAGTCCAGTAACAGTGGAAGTCCTGTCACCAGGCACTGCTTTGTCACCAGTGGCGCTGTCACCAATGCCACAATCCCCATCGGCACTGTCACCAGCAGCGGCGCTATCACCTGTTGCTATTGAAGTTAGCAATGCTGGCAGTCCATTAGCTCTG ACCACAGTGTCAACATTGGTAACCAACTCTATGACACAGAATGCCCTGATAACAGATCCCTTACTGTCAACGCCTCCACCTGCTCCAAAACTTATCAACACCTCGACACTCTGCACACCGAGTCCTCTACTCAACAAGTCCACAGGGGCTGCGGCACCGTCACTCACCATATCCCCTCCAAACATCTCATCCTTATTGGATATTTCGTTGCCGTCAGCAGAGAGTGCAAGTTCTGTAGGCACAGATTCATTGATAGACTCTTTAGGACTCACCG GTTTTGGTAATGCTGCAACAACGGATTCAACTGGTTTTTGTCAGCCCCCATCCAGTAGCCCTCCATCACCTCCGAGGGCATCTGGTAGCAACACCCCTCCTCTCACCATGACCAgcccatcatcatcaccattcaaATTATCATCACTTGGACCGGATAACCAGTGGCTTAATGGAGAG
- the LOC140160708 gene encoding protein cramped-like isoform X2, which yields MKKECVSLMTKRKKPQDTQKLAGCEVKNGMPGTDADGEKEETNRKRSRSEDEVAETAPKQTEQYGDHPVSIQSTSKHDNLSPPVFQINYPFLRSSVKRLKKDASPPPEPPPATKKGDYQKPVKAVKAERKRWEAWGNQDKTLFFEGLNEYGKDFEAIQKYIEQRHKKRGDPGGQVKNKDQVRHLYYRTCHKLFKYITPDKDQSKTANELYALINYGELRKKIKGAIDARTGQKLNELVKKGSTTIRYQQRNTRLRTPTCKALKQLRAGDEEEVVKPLKLPPRVLLELIPKNNAAWTTVQGVAHNPRVRMVVPLRKELGSLLNMLSEKWTPHRIKLLQSMRPASSDDLPQVKLQTVKGTKITPYDQLKGFYIHDKSRVPFYVGLVDPRIKAACSNRKGAVSKAASAMERMTSPVESDTMLAKQHDAKSPGSPIETEASVANQQDPHSEMDFVDRTTSPSLQTREWLEEPSAEGDIDLALPTEFTPISMTEITDNFSVPSNQMDHTRIEVSNHRRKIWEEEESAEMGNGNNVVDNVEQYLSSPDKDLGSDGEKSSVPEQSKDERIQAGVTKENVGDMAITDVYLMLGMPKVVKLAYDFVHAASSQPKARLLDRLTHLAKTEFRDLIKPVQMVSVGVATSPTRLHIPPRNAETPPSKSNVPNQGKSPIPNRATMSRGRNTIVTPKSSRANAPIIVSPATAAAAVAKACEARGVANGPQTRRDKAIFLAPKPVAPRRITPTPANGVGEAERLFKAQLESLQRSDWQLPKRQARKPRGRRPLVVQRTLLPRPQSDDIRHMMTMSIVSNSSRASTGQFMPMKIVTPAGPESPQQQQQSQEPAVISNPSSPMPIAPNNIVVTSLVASTPKSTANSGTNGIDLNSPVASPLGSIFISSPVASPVTVEVLSPGTALSPVALSPMPQSPSALSPAAALSPVAIEVSNAGSPLALTTVSTLVTNSMTQNALITDPLLSTPPPAPKLINTSTLCTPSPLLNKSTGAAAPSLTISPPNISSLLDISLPSAESASSVGTDSLIDSLGLTGFGNAATTDSTGFCQPPSSSPPSPPRASGSNTPPLTMTSPSSSPFKLSSLGPDNQWLNGEAADISFSSILANLESPEKKDKPSSTSLNTPLVASSSPPRRLSSPPPTCPSPGHNFMENSRDSSLLGKDVDSHLFQCMMNENSIDYVAKFADLAAHISASTEPPKS from the exons ATGAAGAAGGAATGTGTCTCCCTAATGACGAAGCGGAAGAAGCCTCAAGATACGCAAAAATTAGCAGGATGCGAAGTCAAAAATGG GATGCCAGGGACTGATGCGGACGGAGAGAAGGAAGAAACCAACCGTAAAAGATCTCGAAGCGAGGACGAGGTCGCCGAAACTGCTCCAAAACAAACCGAACAGTATGGCGATCATCCAGTTTCAATTCAGTCAACAAGCAAACATGATAATTTGTCACCTCCTGTATTTCAAATCAACTATCCTTTTCTCCGGTCCAGTGTTAAACGATTGAAAAAAGATGCAAGTCCTCCACCAGAACCACCACCTGCTACCAAAAAAGGAG atTATCAAAAACCAGTGAAGGCAGTGAAAGCAGAGAGGAAGAGATGGGAGGCCTGGGGAAATCAAGATAAAACTCTCTTCTTTGAGGGGCTCAATGAG TATGGTAAAGATTTTGAAGCCATCCAGAAGTACATTGAGCAGCGCCATAAGAAAAGAGGTGATCCAGGGGGACAGGTGAAGAACAAAGATCAG GTACGCCATTTGTACTACAGGACATGTCATAAACTCTTCAAGTACATCACACCTGATAAAG ATCAAAGTAAAACAGCAAATGAACTCTATGCACTAATTAACTATGGGGAGCTTCGTAAGAAAATCAAAGGCGCGATTGACGCAAGAACTGGACAAAAACTCAATGAACTTGTTAAAAAAGG GTCAACAACTATCCGTTATCAGCAACGGAACACAAGATTAAGAACTCCAACATGTAAAGCACTGAAACAACTCAGAGCAGGAGATG AGGAAGAGGTTGTGAAACCTTTGAAGCTGCCACCAAGGGTGTTGTTGGAATTGATACCCAAAAACAACGCAGCATGGACTACTGTGCAAGGTGTGGCACACAATCCAAGAGTAAG AATGGTGGTACCTCTTCGCAAGGAGCTTGGTAGTCTTCTGAATATGCTGTCGGAGAAGTGGACTCCACACAGAATCAAACTT CTCCAGTCCATGAGACCAGCATCCAGTGACGATCTACCCCAGGTgaaactccaaacagtcaaaggAACAAAAATCACACCATATGATCAACTCAAGGGTTTCTACATTCATGATAAGAGTCGAGTCCCTTTCTACGTAGGTCTAGTCGACCCACGTATCAAAGCAGCGTGTAGTAATCGTAAAGGAGCTGTTAGCAAAGCTGCTTCGGCTATGGAACGAATGACAAGCCCTGTGGAAAGTGACACCATGCTTGCTAAGCAACACGATGCAAAGAGTCCAGGAAGTCCAATAGAAACCGAAGCCTCTGTTGCTAATCAGCAAGATCCTCACAGTGAGATGGATTTTGTAGATAGAACTACCAGTCCGAGCCTTCAGACCCGAGAATGGCTAGAAGAACCTTCCGCGGAAGGCGATATAGACTTGGCCCTGCCAACAGAGTTCACCCCGATATCAATGACTGAAATCACAGATAATTTCTCCGTCCCCAGCAACCAAATGGATCACACTCGCATTGAGGTTTCTAACCACAGGAGGAAAATATGGGAGGAGGAGGAGTCGGCAGAAATGGGAAATGGCAATAATGTGGTAGATAATGTTGAACAGTATTTGAGTTCTCCTGACAAAGATTTGGGTAGTGATGGGGAAAAGAGCAGCGTACCGGAGCAAAGCAAGGATGAAAGAATCCAAGCCGGAGTTACGAAGGAGAATGTTGGCGATATGGCAATCACTGATGTGTATCTTATG ctTGGGATGCCAAAAGTAGTGAAACTTGCCTATGACTTTGTCCATGCTGCAAGCAGTCAACCTAAAGCCAGATTACTGGATAGGCTGACACACCTTGCCAAAACAGAGTTTAGAGATCTCATCAAACCAGTACAG ATGGTGTCTGTAGGAGTGGCAACTTCCCCAACACGTTTACACATCCCGCCCCGCAATGCAGAAACGCCTCCATCCAAATCGAATGTCCCCAACCAAGGAAAGAGTCCGATCCCAAATCGGGCTACTATGTCGAGAGGGAGGAACACAATTGTTACACCCAAATCAAGCAGGGCTAATGCACCCATCATTGTGTCCCCTGCCACTGCTGCTGCGGCTGTAGCTAAGGCTTGCGAGGCAAGGGGTGTTGCTAATGGGCCTCAAACAAGGCGTGATAAAGCCATCTTCTTAGCACCTAAACCAGTGGCGCCGAGACGGATAACACCGACTCCAGCTAATGGTGTAGGCGAGGCAGAAAGACTGTTTAAAGCTCAGTTGGAATCTTTACAG AGAAGTGACTGGCAGCTTCCCAAAAGGCAGGCTCGGAAACCCAGAGGACGTCGTCCACTTGTCGTTCAA AGAACTTTGTTACCAAGGCCGCAATCAGATGATATCCGTCATATGATGACCATGTCAATAGTGTCCAACTCATCCCGTGCCAGTACCGGTCAATTCATGCCCATGAAAATAGTAACACCAGCTGGCCCAGAGTCGccacaacaacagcaacaaagcCAGGAACCAGCTGTGATAAGTAACCCATCTTCACCAATGCCCATAGCACCAA ATAACATAGTGGTGACATCACTTGTAGCATCAACTCCAAAGAGCACAGCAAACTCAGGTACCAATGGTATCGACCTAAACTCTCCTGTAGCCAGCCCTCTTGGCTCTATTTTTATATCCAGTCCAGTAGCAAGTCCAGTAACAGTGGAAGTCCTGTCACCAGGCACTGCTTTGTCACCAGTGGCGCTGTCACCAATGCCACAATCCCCATCGGCACTGTCACCAGCAGCGGCGCTATCACCTGTTGCTATTGAAGTTAGCAATGCTGGCAGTCCATTAGCTCTG ACCACAGTGTCAACATTGGTAACCAACTCTATGACACAGAATGCCCTGATAACAGATCCCTTACTGTCAACGCCTCCACCTGCTCCAAAACTTATCAACACCTCGACACTCTGCACACCGAGTCCTCTACTCAACAAGTCCACAGGGGCTGCGGCACCGTCACTCACCATATCCCCTCCAAACATCTCATCCTTATTGGATATTTCGTTGCCGTCAGCAGAGAGTGCAAGTTCTGTAGGCACAGATTCATTGATAGACTCTTTAGGACTCACCG GTTTTGGTAATGCTGCAACAACGGATTCAACTGGTTTTTGTCAGCCCCCATCCAGTAGCCCTCCATCACCTCCGAGGGCATCTGGTAGCAACACCCCTCCTCTCACCATGACCAgcccatcatcatcaccattcaaATTATCATCACTTGGACCGGATAACCAGTGGCTTAATGGAGAG